From Rhodovastum atsumiense, a single genomic window includes:
- a CDS encoding acetolactate synthase 3 large subunit → MTDTNPTQISTAAPDTAPGAEVLLRALKDQGVEVVFGYPGGSVLPIYDALFQQNAIRHILVRHEQAAVHAAEGYARSTGKVGVVLVTSGPGATNAVTGLVDALLDSVPIVCLTGQVPTHLIGNDAFQEADTTGITRPATKHNYLVKRPGDLARTVHEAFYVARSGRPGPVVIDLPKDILIGKAPYQGPPETPHRSYRPQTEPDQAQIARAVAMLKAAKRPVIYTGGGVINAGPGAAEALAQFVRKTGFPCTSTLMGLGAFPASDPQFLGMLGMHGTYEANLTMHGCDVMLAIGARFDDRVTGRLNAFSPHSKKIHIDIDPSSINKNVPVEVSIVADAGRALAALLAAWDADTTESDRAAITGWWRQIDAWRGLDCLRFNQSNERGAIIKPQYAVQRLYELTREASMRSGRETYITTEVGQHQMWAAQFFKFDRPNRWMTSGGLGTMGYGLPAAMGVQIAHPQDLVIDIAGEASILMNIQELGTLAQYRLPVKLFILNNEYMGMVRQWQELLHGSRYSESYSAALPDFVKLAEAYGMVGLRARSADELDDVIRTMIASDRPVIADIAVDQKENCYPMIPSGAAHNEMILGSEHAGSVAGVTDEGKVLV, encoded by the coding sequence ATGACCGACACAAACCCCACCCAGATCTCCACCGCCGCCCCCGACACCGCCCCAGGCGCCGAGGTTCTCCTGCGTGCGCTCAAGGATCAGGGTGTAGAGGTCGTATTCGGTTACCCCGGCGGATCGGTCCTGCCGATCTACGATGCGCTGTTCCAGCAGAACGCCATCCGCCACATCCTGGTGCGCCATGAACAGGCGGCCGTGCACGCCGCCGAGGGCTATGCCCGCTCCACCGGCAAGGTGGGCGTGGTGCTGGTGACCAGCGGCCCGGGCGCCACCAATGCGGTGACCGGACTGGTGGATGCGCTGCTGGACAGCGTTCCCATCGTCTGCCTCACCGGCCAGGTGCCGACGCACCTGATCGGCAACGACGCCTTCCAGGAAGCCGACACCACCGGCATCACCCGCCCCGCCACCAAGCACAATTATCTGGTCAAGCGTCCGGGCGACCTCGCCCGCACCGTCCACGAGGCGTTCTACGTCGCCCGCAGCGGCCGGCCCGGCCCGGTGGTGATCGACCTGCCGAAGGACATCCTGATCGGCAAGGCCCCGTACCAGGGCCCGCCCGAGACGCCGCACCGCTCCTACCGGCCGCAGACCGAGCCGGACCAGGCCCAGATCGCCCGCGCCGTGGCGATGCTGAAGGCAGCCAAGCGGCCGGTGATCTACACCGGCGGCGGCGTGATCAATGCCGGCCCGGGCGCCGCCGAGGCGCTGGCGCAGTTCGTGCGCAAGACCGGCTTCCCCTGCACCAGCACGCTGATGGGACTCGGCGCCTTCCCGGCCTCCGATCCGCAGTTCCTGGGCATGCTGGGCATGCACGGCACCTATGAAGCCAACCTCACCATGCATGGCTGCGATGTCATGCTGGCGATCGGCGCGCGCTTCGACGACCGGGTGACCGGGCGGCTGAACGCCTTCAGCCCGCATTCGAAGAAGATCCACATCGACATCGACCCGTCCTCGATCAACAAGAACGTTCCCGTCGAGGTCTCCATCGTTGCCGACGCCGGCCGCGCTTTGGCCGCGTTGCTTGCGGCCTGGGACGCCGACACGACGGAGTCCGACCGCGCCGCGATCACCGGCTGGTGGCGGCAGATCGATGCGTGGCGGGGCCTCGATTGCCTGCGCTTCAACCAGTCCAACGAGCGCGGCGCCATCATCAAGCCGCAATACGCGGTGCAGCGCCTGTATGAACTGACCCGCGAAGCCTCGATGCGGTCCGGGCGCGAGACCTACATCACCACCGAGGTCGGCCAGCACCAGATGTGGGCCGCCCAGTTCTTCAAGTTCGACCGGCCGAACCGCTGGATGACCAGCGGCGGCCTGGGCACCATGGGCTACGGCCTGCCCGCCGCCATGGGCGTGCAGATCGCCCATCCCCAGGACCTGGTGATCGATATCGCCGGCGAGGCCAGCATCCTGATGAACATCCAGGAGCTCGGCACGCTGGCGCAGTACCGGCTGCCGGTGAAGCTGTTCATCCTGAACAACGAGTACATGGGCATGGTGCGGCAGTGGCAGGAACTGCTGCACGGCAGCCGCTACTCGGAGAGCTACTCGGCCGCGCTGCCCGATTTCGTGAAGCTCGCCGAGGCCTACGGCATGGTCGGGCTGCGCGCCCGGTCGGCCGACGAACTGGACGACGTGATCCGCACCATGATCGCCTCGGACCGGCCGGTGATCGCCGATATCGCCGTCGACCAGAAGGAAAACTGCTACCCGATGATCCCCTCGGGCGCGGCCCATAACGAAATGATCCTGGGCAGCGAGCACGCGGGCAGCGTCGCGGGCGTGACCGACGAGGGCAAGGTCCTCGTCTGA
- the miaA gene encoding tRNA (adenosine(37)-N6)-dimethylallyltransferase MiaA, producing MADQPFALIVAGPTCSGKSALALDLAGRLDGTVINADAMQCYRELRVITARPTPEEEARVPHRLYGVRPAAEPGHAAWWRGAALAEMEAARAQGRLPILCGGTGLYFWSLVHGIAEIPPVPEAARTEARLRLAEHGPEALHAALAAVDPATAARLHPSDSQRLARAWEVWRGTGQGLAAWQARPGEKAPWRFAVLLLDPPRTDLRAAIAQRFGAMLAAGALAEVQALAALGLDPALPAMRAHGVPELLAHLRGEIPLEEAARRAELVTGQYTKRQATWFRHRALVDPACLHTIHARVASLAQFSERESEQIMSFIRRAG from the coding sequence ATGGCTGATCAACCCTTCGCCCTGATCGTCGCAGGTCCCACCTGCAGCGGCAAGTCGGCGCTGGCGCTCGACCTCGCCGGGCGGCTGGACGGCACGGTCATCAACGCCGATGCCATGCAGTGCTACCGCGAGCTGCGCGTCATCACCGCCCGCCCGACGCCGGAGGAAGAGGCGCGGGTGCCGCACCGGCTGTACGGGGTGCGTCCGGCGGCCGAGCCCGGCCATGCCGCGTGGTGGCGCGGGGCGGCGCTGGCCGAGATGGAGGCGGCGCGGGCGCAGGGGCGCCTGCCGATCCTGTGCGGCGGCACCGGCCTGTACTTCTGGTCCCTGGTGCATGGCATCGCCGAGATCCCGCCGGTGCCGGAGGCGGCGCGGACGGAAGCGCGGCTCCGTCTGGCCGAACACGGGCCGGAGGCGCTGCACGCGGCGCTGGCCGCGGTGGATCCGGCGACCGCGGCCAGGCTGCATCCCTCCGACAGCCAGCGCCTCGCCCGTGCCTGGGAAGTCTGGCGCGGCACCGGGCAGGGGCTTGCCGCCTGGCAGGCGCGGCCGGGCGAGAAGGCACCCTGGCGCTTCGCCGTGCTGCTGCTTGATCCGCCGCGGACGGACTTGCGGGCGGCGATCGCGCAGCGCTTCGGCGCCATGCTGGCAGCGGGCGCGCTTGCGGAAGTGCAGGCGCTGGCGGCGCTTGGGCTCGATCCGGCGCTGCCGGCGATGCGGGCGCACGGGGTGCCGGAGCTGCTCGCGCATCTGCGCGGCGAGATCCCGCTGGAAGAGGCGGCGCGGCGGGCGGAACTGGTGACCGGCCAGTACACCAAGCGGCAGGCGACCTGGTTCCGCCACCGGGCGCTGGTCGATCCGGCGTGCTTGCATACGATCCATGCGCGGGTCGCAAGTCTAGCGCAATTTTCGGAAAGAGAATCCGAGCAGATCATGTCGTTTATTCGCCGCGCGGGTTGA
- the serB gene encoding phosphoserine phosphatase SerB encodes MSHILTLVVDRTATSLTEAIIARVRDAIQGGPPVVLSPGEAADIPCATAPDPATLAAALEGAPVDAIPTKARGRRKGLLVADMDSTIVTTETLDELAAFAGLKDRIAAITRRAMNGELDFPTALRERVGMLKGLKLEALQHTWDETKLMPGARELVATMRAHNATTALVSGGFTFFTSRVAAAVGFDSHRSNVLLDDGSALTGEVGEPILGRDAKLEALHELAAARGLKLSATLAVGDGANDLPMLREAGLGVAFHAKPIVAAEARARVDHGNLRALLFAQGYRLEEIVGG; translated from the coding sequence ATGAGCCACATCCTCACCCTCGTCGTCGACCGCACGGCCACATCGCTGACCGAAGCCATCATCGCGCGCGTGCGCGATGCCATCCAGGGCGGCCCGCCGGTGGTGCTCTCGCCCGGTGAGGCCGCGGACATTCCCTGCGCCACCGCCCCCGATCCGGCCACGCTGGCCGCAGCCCTGGAAGGCGCCCCGGTGGACGCCATCCCCACCAAGGCGCGCGGCCGGCGCAAGGGGCTGCTGGTGGCGGACATGGACAGCACCATCGTCACCACCGAAACCCTCGACGAGCTGGCCGCCTTCGCTGGGCTGAAGGACAGGATCGCCGCGATCACCCGGCGCGCCATGAACGGGGAACTCGACTTCCCCACCGCCCTGCGCGAACGGGTGGGGATGCTGAAGGGCCTGAAGCTGGAGGCGCTGCAGCATACCTGGGATGAGACCAAATTGATGCCGGGCGCGCGCGAACTGGTGGCAACGATGCGCGCCCACAACGCCACCACGGCCCTGGTCTCCGGCGGGTTCACCTTCTTCACCAGCCGCGTCGCCGCGGCGGTGGGGTTCGACTCGCACCGCTCCAATGTCCTGCTCGATGACGGCAGCGCCCTGACCGGGGAAGTGGGCGAACCGATCCTCGGGCGCGACGCCAAGCTGGAGGCCCTGCATGAACTTGCCGCCGCGCGCGGCCTGAAATTATCGGCGACCCTGGCCGTCGGCGACGGCGCCAACGACCTGCCGATGCTGCGCGAAGCCGGGCTCGGCGTCGCCTTCCACGCCAAGCCGATCGTCGCCGCCGAGGCCCGCGCCCGCGTGGACCATGGCAACCTGCGGGCATTGCTGTTCGCGCAAGGCTACCGGCTGGAGGAAATCGTCGGCGGCTGA
- a CDS encoding phosphohydrolase: protein MPPSPRPSAPPSRAWIRLPSGRRLDLIAPTPFDWTDEDLAIGLARTFRWGGHSVWPGAPLSVAQHSLAVLEMRRARGRLSPREQLRELLHDADEGLINFDCISPLKPFLGPAFAELQARLWAVIVQRYGLPAWTVPAKRAHKRADIAAAAAEAVYVAGWTEAEVRETLGIRAVVRPEDPLVARYAGTPWQPWSPEVAAARFLAELTRLVLAAR from the coding sequence ATGCCGCCGTCGCCGCGTCCATCCGCTCCGCCCTCCCGTGCCTGGATCCGCCTGCCGAGCGGGCGCCGGCTCGACCTGATTGCCCCGACCCCGTTCGACTGGACCGACGAGGACCTGGCGATCGGCCTGGCGCGCACCTTTCGCTGGGGCGGGCACTCGGTCTGGCCGGGGGCGCCGCTGTCGGTGGCGCAGCATTCGCTGGCGGTGCTGGAGATGCGGCGGGCGCGGGGGCGGCTGTCGCCGCGCGAGCAGTTGCGCGAGCTGCTGCACGATGCGGACGAAGGGTTGATCAACTTCGACTGCATTTCGCCGTTGAAGCCGTTCCTCGGGCCGGCCTTTGCCGAGTTGCAGGCGCGGCTCTGGGCGGTGATCGTTCAGCGCTATGGGTTGCCGGCCTGGACGGTGCCGGCGAAGCGGGCGCACAAGCGCGCCGACATCGCCGCCGCGGCGGCCGAGGCGGTCTACGTGGCCGGCTGGACCGAGGCGGAAGTCCGGGAGACGCTGGGGATCCGGGCCGTGGTCCGGCCCGAGGATCCGCTTGTCGCGCGGTACGCGGGCACGCCCTGGCAGCCCTGGTCGCCCGAGGTGGCGGCAGCGCGCTTCCTGGCCGAACTGACCCGGTTGGTCCTGGCGGCACGTTGA
- a CDS encoding MFS transporter, whose translation MAIHPALPRFLLLYAVLYAAYGVQSPFVPPLLIEKGLHPAEVGLVLAAANATRLLVGPLAGRIADLLAAPKAMLVGFLAAAALVALGYHPAQGLPLLLAVGMLHAAVLAPIGPLSDTLALGSAEDAAHAGRPRRRFDYGWVRGAGSAAFILGATGSGQLVGQVGIGVVVWLNACLLAVATGLAAWVPQSRRVAAVPAAGPQPEHRTGPGALLRTPRFRRMLIVAALVQGSHALHDGFAMIRWRAAGMEPGTAGLLWSESVAAEVLVFLLVGRPLLARLGPGGASALTALAGLLRWGVMAGTAAVPAMALVQPLHGLTFALQHLASLRVIADIVPPHLVATALTLYATLAVGLATTLLTLASGPLYAAVGAQGFWLMALLCAAALPFTRGLGGPPGR comes from the coding sequence ATGGCCATCCACCCTGCCCTGCCGCGCTTCCTGCTGCTCTATGCCGTGCTGTACGCGGCCTACGGGGTGCAATCGCCCTTCGTGCCGCCCCTGCTGATCGAGAAGGGCCTGCACCCCGCCGAGGTCGGGCTCGTGCTCGCGGCGGCCAATGCCACCCGCCTGCTGGTGGGACCGCTCGCCGGGCGCATCGCCGACCTGTTGGCCGCGCCAAAGGCGATGCTGGTCGGCTTCCTGGCCGCCGCCGCCCTGGTGGCGCTGGGCTACCATCCGGCGCAGGGCCTGCCCCTGCTGCTCGCGGTCGGCATGCTGCACGCGGCGGTGCTGGCACCGATCGGGCCGCTCTCGGACACGCTCGCGCTCGGGAGCGCCGAGGACGCCGCCCATGCGGGCCGCCCGCGCCGGCGCTTCGACTATGGCTGGGTCCGGGGGGCCGGCTCGGCCGCTTTCATCCTCGGCGCCACCGGCTCGGGCCAGTTGGTCGGGCAGGTGGGGATCGGCGTGGTCGTCTGGCTCAACGCCTGCCTGCTGGCGGTGGCGACGGGGCTGGCGGCCTGGGTGCCGCAAAGCCGCCGCGTGGCGGCGGTCCCGGCCGCCGGCCCGCAGCCAGAGCACCGGACCGGGCCCGGGGCGCTGCTGCGCACGCCCCGGTTCCGCCGGATGCTGATCGTCGCCGCGCTGGTGCAGGGCAGCCACGCCCTGCATGACGGCTTCGCCATGATCCGCTGGCGCGCCGCCGGGATGGAGCCCGGCACGGCCGGCCTGCTGTGGTCGGAATCAGTGGCCGCGGAAGTGCTGGTGTTCCTGCTGGTCGGGCGGCCACTGCTGGCCCGGCTGGGACCGGGCGGCGCCTCGGCGCTGACGGCACTGGCGGGGCTGCTGCGCTGGGGGGTGATGGCCGGCACCGCCGCGGTGCCGGCGATGGCGCTGGTGCAGCCGCTGCATGGGCTGACCTTCGCGCTGCAGCACCTGGCCAGCCTGCGGGTGATCGCCGACATCGTCCCGCCGCACCTCGTCGCCACGGCGCTGACGCTCTACGCCACCCTCGCGGTCGGCCTTGCCACCACCCTGCTGACGCTCGCCTCCGGCCCGCTCTACGCGGCCGTCGGAGCACAGGGATTCTGGCTGATGGCCCTGCTCTGCGCCGCCGCCCTGCCCTTCACCCGCGGCCTGGGCGGGCCGCCCGGCCGATAA
- a CDS encoding DHA2 family efflux MFS transporter permease subunit, producing MSGHDWQPRHNKWAVALSVTLVAFMEILDTTIVNVALPHIAGSMSVSNDEATWTLTSYLVANGIVLPISGWLSRVFGRKRYFLICIASFSACSFLCGIADSLWQLILARMLQGFFGGGLQPNQQSIILDTFPPAERSRAFAITAMATIVAPVLGPTLGGLITDNASWRWIFFINLPVGLLTFFLVVALVEDPPWANEGETRIDAIGVGLIALGLGCLQITLDRGEDEDWLGSPFIRVSALLTVIGLVGAVAWLLWTRRPVVDLRVLKDRNFAVGSALISAMAMLLYSSGVVIPQFAQTVLGYTATLAGYVLSPGAILVAITIPVVGKLLLPRVQTRFVVLFGFICLAVAMFHSSRLSPQIDSGSLTFMRMAQTFGLAFLFVPISAIAYATLPREKNADAAALYTMFRNVSGSIGIAVATALVTERTQVRMAHLAANLTPYDQSYVDAVRQRAEALIGLGRAPVEATQAATGMVYRALLQQAQVLAYSDVFLFCAVLAGCAAPLALLFSAQRAAGGGGGH from the coding sequence ATGTCCGGGCACGACTGGCAGCCGCGCCACAACAAATGGGCGGTGGCACTCTCGGTCACGCTGGTGGCGTTCATGGAGATCCTGGACACCACCATCGTCAACGTCGCCCTGCCGCACATCGCCGGGTCGATGTCGGTGTCCAACGACGAGGCGACCTGGACGCTGACCTCCTATCTGGTGGCGAACGGCATCGTGCTGCCGATCTCGGGCTGGCTCAGCCGGGTGTTCGGCCGCAAGCGCTACTTCCTGATCTGCATCGCCAGCTTCTCCGCCTGCAGCTTTCTCTGCGGCATCGCCGACAGCCTGTGGCAGTTGATCCTGGCGCGCATGCTGCAGGGCTTCTTCGGCGGCGGGCTGCAGCCGAACCAGCAATCCATCATCCTCGACACCTTCCCCCCGGCCGAGCGCAGCCGCGCCTTCGCCATCACCGCCATGGCGACGATCGTGGCCCCGGTGCTGGGTCCCACGCTCGGCGGGCTGATCACCGACAATGCCTCCTGGCGCTGGATCTTCTTCATCAACCTGCCGGTCGGGCTGCTGACCTTCTTCCTGGTCGTGGCGCTGGTGGAGGATCCACCCTGGGCCAACGAGGGCGAGACACGCATCGACGCCATCGGGGTGGGGCTGATCGCGCTCGGGCTCGGCTGCCTGCAGATCACGCTCGACCGCGGCGAGGACGAGGACTGGCTGGGCTCGCCCTTCATCCGGGTGTCCGCCCTGCTCACCGTGATCGGATTGGTCGGGGCGGTGGCCTGGCTGCTGTGGACGCGCCGGCCGGTGGTCGACCTGCGCGTGCTGAAGGACCGCAATTTCGCGGTCGGCTCGGCGCTGATCTCCGCCATGGCGATGCTGCTCTATTCGAGCGGGGTGGTGATCCCGCAATTCGCCCAGACCGTGCTCGGCTACACCGCCACGCTTGCCGGCTACGTCCTTTCGCCCGGGGCGATCCTGGTGGCGATCACCATCCCGGTGGTCGGCAAGCTGCTGCTGCCGCGGGTGCAGACGCGCTTCGTCGTGCTGTTCGGCTTCATCTGCCTCGCGGTGGCGATGTTCCATTCCAGTCGGCTGTCGCCGCAGATCGATTCCGGCTCGCTGACCTTCATGCGCATGGCGCAGACTTTCGGGCTCGCCTTCCTGTTCGTGCCGATCAGTGCCATCGCCTATGCCACGCTGCCCAGGGAGAAGAACGCCGACGCCGCGGCGCTCTACACCATGTTCCGCAATGTTTCCGGTTCGATCGGCATCGCCGTCGCGACCGCGCTGGTCACCGAGCGCACGCAGGTGCGGATGGCGCATCTCGCGGCCAACCTGACGCCGTATGACCAGTCCTACGTGGATGCGGTGCGACAGCGGGCGGAGGCGCTGATCGGGCTCGGCCGGGCGCCGGTCGAGGCGACGCAGGCGGCGACCGGGATGGTGTACCGGGCACTGCTGCAACAGGCGCAGGTGCTGGCCTATTCCGACGTGTTCCTGTTCTGCGCCGTGCTGGCCGGCTGCGCGGCGCCGCTGGCTTTGCTGTTCTCGGCGCAGCGCGCCGCGGGCGGCGGTGGCGGGCACTGA
- a CDS encoding HlyD family secretion protein, protein MPYGDDPHRGERPGPRDDVQSRSGDATGPRQQNREDGRDRRDGEAAPRSPRMWIILGLVALVAAIGGGWHWYATRDQESTDDAYTDGRAVVVAAKVAGYVTELNVTDNQPVRAGQVLLRIDPRDYLAARDQAQGRLDSARAQRDNARVALELARIVYPARLASAQAQRTAAQAVLTRARADLRRQQGLPRAATTQTALDESTAGAAQAEAQLAQAEAAVRQAEPVAQNIAQAEAQLRELEGQVAQAEAQLRQAEVNLSYCTLVAPQDGTVTKRNVERGNFVNAGASLMSLVSPELWVTANFKESQLDRMRPGQKVRISVDAYPGLDLRGHVDSLQMGSGGRFSAFPPENATGNFVKIVQRVPVKIVIDAGVDPNRPLPLGLSVVPTVALR, encoded by the coding sequence ATGCCTTACGGCGACGACCCTCATCGTGGCGAGCGGCCCGGGCCGCGCGACGACGTGCAGTCGCGATCCGGTGACGCCACCGGCCCGCGCCAGCAGAACCGGGAGGATGGTCGGGACCGGCGCGACGGCGAGGCGGCGCCGCGATCCCCGCGGATGTGGATCATCCTCGGGCTGGTCGCCCTGGTCGCGGCGATCGGCGGCGGCTGGCACTGGTACGCCACCAGGGACCAGGAGAGCACGGACGACGCCTATACCGACGGGCGGGCCGTGGTGGTGGCGGCCAAGGTGGCCGGCTACGTCACCGAGCTGAACGTCACCGACAACCAGCCTGTGCGCGCGGGCCAGGTGCTGCTGCGCATCGACCCGCGCGATTATCTCGCCGCGCGCGACCAGGCACAGGGGCGGCTCGACTCCGCCCGGGCACAGCGCGACAACGCCCGGGTGGCGCTGGAACTGGCCCGCATCGTCTATCCGGCGCGGCTGGCCTCGGCGCAGGCGCAACGGACGGCGGCGCAGGCGGTGCTGACCCGTGCCCGCGCCGATCTGCGCCGCCAGCAGGGACTGCCGCGGGCGGCGACCACGCAGACGGCGCTCGACGAGAGCACCGCCGGCGCCGCCCAGGCCGAGGCCCAGCTCGCCCAGGCCGAGGCGGCGGTCCGGCAGGCCGAGCCGGTGGCGCAGAACATCGCCCAGGCCGAGGCGCAGTTGCGCGAACTGGAAGGGCAGGTGGCGCAGGCCGAGGCGCAACTGCGCCAGGCCGAGGTGAACCTCTCCTATTGCACCCTGGTGGCGCCGCAGGACGGCACCGTGACCAAGCGCAATGTCGAGCGGGGCAATTTCGTCAATGCCGGTGCTTCCTTGATGTCCCTGGTCTCGCCCGAGCTCTGGGTGACCGCCAATTTCAAGGAAAGCCAGCTCGACCGCATGCGCCCGGGACAAAAGGTGCGCATTTCCGTCGATGCCTATCCCGGGCTCGATCTGCGCGGGCACGTCGATTCCCTCCAGATGGGCAGCGGCGGGCGCTTCTCGGCCTTCCCGCCGGAGAACGCGACCGGGAATTTCGTGAAGATCGTGCAGCGCGTGCCGGTGAAGATCGTCATCGACGCGGGAGTGGATCCCAACCGGCCGCTGCCGCTCGGGTTGTCGGTGGTGCCGACGGTGGCGCTCAGGTGA